From Hyphomicrobiales bacterium 4NK60-0047b, the proteins below share one genomic window:
- a CDS encoding homoserine O-acetyltransferase has protein sequence MTSHPKNRDQLNGQSEEEVLNKDTNADLKGNKSAKEATPRHAITKSETKTFENTELKLESGATLSPFTIAYESYGTLNADKTNAILVCHALTGDQYAASKHPVTGKEGWWEILVGPGKPIDTDKYFVLCTNVIGGCMGSTGPASINPETGIVYGLDFPMITIGDMVKAQVHLIDSLGIDQLFSVIGGSMGGMQVLQWASKYSERVFSAIPIATAARHSSQNIAFHEVGRQAVMADPEWKSGRYLEEKTNPRKGLAVARMAAHITYLSDEALHSKFGRNLQEREKITFGFDADFQVESYLRHQGFRFVDRFDANSYLYITRAMDYFDLFAEHDGILAGAFKDTKTRFCVVSFTSDWLFPSRDSRQIVHALTANAANVSFVDIESEKGHDAFLLDEPEMISAIRGFISAGAKQKGLSTDEKQKGTS, from the coding sequence ATGACAAGCCATCCTAAAAACAGAGATCAACTCAATGGTCAATCTGAAGAAGAGGTCTTAAACAAAGACACAAACGCTGATTTGAAGGGGAATAAATCCGCTAAAGAGGCAACGCCTCGTCATGCCATCACCAAATCAGAAACCAAAACTTTTGAGAATACTGAGCTAAAATTAGAATCTGGCGCAACTCTTTCACCCTTCACCATCGCCTATGAAAGCTACGGCACCTTAAATGCAGATAAAACCAATGCCATTTTAGTCTGTCATGCGCTAACGGGGGATCAATACGCTGCCAGTAAACACCCCGTCACAGGCAAAGAAGGCTGGTGGGAAATTCTGGTAGGCCCTGGCAAACCAATTGATACAGACAAATATTTCGTCCTCTGCACAAACGTCATCGGTGGCTGCATGGGCTCAACAGGGCCCGCCTCAATCAACCCTGAAACAGGTATAGTCTATGGCCTTGATTTCCCAATGATTACTATTGGAGACATGGTAAAAGCTCAAGTTCACCTAATAGATAGCTTAGGAATTGATCAGCTCTTTTCTGTGATTGGCGGCTCAATGGGCGGCATGCAAGTGCTTCAGTGGGCATCAAAATATTCAGAGCGGGTATTCTCAGCCATCCCAATCGCAACAGCAGCCCGTCATTCAAGCCAAAACATTGCGTTTCATGAGGTTGGCCGCCAGGCAGTTATGGCTGACCCTGAGTGGAAAAGCGGGCGCTATTTAGAAGAAAAGACCAATCCACGCAAAGGATTAGCTGTTGCCCGCATGGCCGCTCATATCACTTACCTTTCAGATGAAGCTCTGCATTCAAAATTTGGACGCAACTTACAAGAGCGAGAAAAAATTACTTTTGGATTTGACGCCGACTTTCAAGTTGAAAGTTATTTACGCCACCAGGGCTTCAGATTTGTTGATCGTTTTGATGCCAATTCATATCTCTACATAACAAGAGCAATGGATTATTTTGATTTATTTGCTGAGCACGACGGCATTCTAGCGGGCGCTTTCAAAGATACAAAAACAAGGTTTTGCGTCGTCTCATTCACCAGTGATTGGCTTTTCCCATCAAGAGATAGCCGCCAAATTGTTCACGCTCTCACAGCAAATGCCGCGAATGTTTCATTTGTCGATATTGAATCAGAAAAAGGCCATGACGCTTTCTTGCTAGATGAACCAGAAATGATCTCAGCCATAAGAGGCTTCATTAGCGCAGGCGCCAAACAAAAAGGCCTTAGCACAGACGAAAAACAAAAGGGAACTTCGTGA
- the metW gene encoding methionine biosynthesis protein MetW, whose translation MSNNQEQSNTSNSIRHDHLIIKSMISPNARVLDIGCGDGALLELLREEKNVDGRGIEINQKNVNHAVAKGLSVIQGDADSDLINYPDKSFDYAVLSLTIQATKNPRLVLEQLLRIADYAIVSFPNFGHWKIRWQILAFGRMPVTDKLPEQWYDTPNIHFCTVKDFATLCKNINTKVEEAISINGYGKELSDDIPLFIHNLLGRESVFLLSKNK comes from the coding sequence GTGAGTAACAATCAAGAACAGTCAAACACCTCGAACTCCATCAGACATGACCACCTGATCATCAAATCTATGATCAGCCCCAATGCCCGCGTGCTCGATATTGGCTGCGGCGATGGAGCCTTGCTAGAACTGTTGCGCGAAGAAAAAAACGTTGATGGTCGTGGCATTGAAATCAACCAAAAAAATGTAAATCATGCGGTAGCAAAAGGCCTCAGTGTTATTCAAGGCGATGCCGATAGCGATCTGATTAATTATCCAGATAAAAGTTTTGATTACGCTGTTCTCAGTCTCACAATCCAGGCGACCAAAAATCCAAGATTAGTCCTAGAACAACTACTGCGCATCGCTGATTATGCCATTGTCTCATTCCCAAATTTCGGACACTGGAAAATCCGTTGGCAAATCTTAGCTTTCGGCCGCATGCCCGTAACAGACAAGCTGCCTGAGCAATGGTATGACACACCAAACATTCACTTTTGTACCGTGAAAGATTTTGCAACTCTTTGCAAAAACATAAACACCAAAGTTGAAGAAGCCATTTCAATTAATGGCTATGGCAAAGAATTAAGTGATGACATTCCCTTGTTCATTCACAATCTTTTAGGGCGAGAATCCGTTTTTCTACTCTCAAAGAACAAATAA